One Gloeobacter morelensis MG652769 DNA window includes the following coding sequences:
- the dnaB gene encoding replicative DNA helicase, giving the protein MTSSELDLRIEERLPPQNIDAEETILGGLMMDPEALTRVVEHLRPEAFYVESHQIIYRAALALHAQGRPTDLLTLGAWLEDNKLTEKIGGRAYLRRLTDAAINTINIDGYGRLVSDKYALRMLIRAGQEIAALGFDTATEIPKLLDQAEQTLFAVTQERVQRSLVPASEVLMNIFEQLETRYQDGSNVFGIPTHFYDLDNYTQGLQPSDLIIVAGRPGMGKCCAADTPIADPATGALVTIEDTYRRGEAGKLVEVLTLLGDGKLACVEPSHFVDDGIKPVYRVRTGLGREVKTTLAHPYLTPTGWKPLAAIAAGTRIAVPCRIPVFGSESLPPQEISLLCSRATRDNRIPGPVFRLPRAQLVAFLKQLCITADSARVSDRTVEFTSPAKAFCHQLQHLLLRLGVLSALREVSGMFYLTIKPAIEAPIKSTSFWSQDLEPLCDLYWDEIASIEYVGNEQVYDLTVPVTHNFVAADICLHNTAFSLSIAQRIAQKAGLPAVVFSLEMSKEQLVQRLLCSEAGVESHRLRAARISENEWQRIGQAIGELASIPLYIDDSPNATVTEIRSKARRLQAEQGGRLGLVMIDYLQLMEGAGSDNRVQELSKITRGLKGLARELRVPVMALSQLSRSVEARTNKRPMLSDLRESGSIEQDADIVLMLYRDDYYNPDSPDRNIAEVNIVKHRNGPTGTVKLLFENQFTRFLNLTSGNH; this is encoded by the coding sequence ATGACCTCATCTGAACTCGATCTGCGCATCGAAGAGCGCCTGCCGCCCCAAAATATCGATGCGGAGGAGACGATTCTGGGGGGCCTGATGATGGACCCGGAGGCGCTCACCCGCGTCGTAGAACACCTGCGACCCGAGGCGTTCTACGTCGAGTCGCACCAGATCATCTACCGGGCGGCCCTGGCTCTGCACGCCCAGGGCAGGCCCACCGACCTGCTCACCCTGGGTGCCTGGCTTGAAGACAACAAACTTACCGAAAAAATCGGGGGCCGCGCCTACCTGCGCCGCCTCACCGACGCCGCCATCAACACGATCAACATCGACGGCTACGGCCGCCTGGTCTCGGACAAGTACGCCCTGCGCATGCTGATTCGCGCCGGCCAGGAAATTGCCGCCCTCGGTTTCGACACTGCCACCGAGATTCCCAAATTGCTCGATCAAGCCGAGCAGACGCTCTTTGCCGTCACCCAGGAGCGGGTGCAGCGCTCGCTGGTGCCCGCCTCCGAAGTGCTCATGAACATCTTCGAGCAACTGGAGACCCGCTACCAGGACGGCAGCAACGTCTTCGGCATCCCCACCCATTTTTATGACCTCGACAACTACACCCAGGGCCTGCAGCCGTCGGATCTGATTATTGTTGCGGGCCGCCCCGGTATGGGCAAGTGCTGCGCGGCCGATACCCCCATCGCTGATCCGGCCACCGGCGCGCTCGTCACCATCGAAGACACTTACCGCCGCGGTGAGGCCGGAAAATTGGTAGAAGTGCTGACGCTATTGGGCGACGGCAAACTGGCCTGTGTCGAACCGAGTCATTTCGTAGATGACGGCATCAAGCCGGTCTACCGCGTGCGCACCGGCCTCGGACGTGAGGTGAAGACGACCCTGGCCCACCCCTACCTGACGCCAACCGGCTGGAAGCCCCTCGCCGCAATCGCCGCCGGGACGCGCATCGCCGTACCCTGCCGCATCCCGGTTTTTGGCAGCGAGAGCCTGCCGCCCCAAGAAATTTCGCTGTTGTGCAGCCGGGCCACCCGGGATAACCGTATTCCCGGCCCGGTTTTTCGGCTGCCGAGGGCGCAACTGGTCGCTTTTTTGAAGCAGCTTTGCATCACCGCCGATTCCGCCCGGGTGAGCGACCGAACCGTCGAATTTACATCACCCGCCAAGGCTTTTTGCCACCAACTGCAGCATTTGCTGTTGCGCCTTGGGGTGCTCTCCGCTCTGCGCGAGGTGTCCGGGATGTTTTATTTAACGATTAAACCTGCCATCGAAGCACCGATCAAATCCACCAGTTTCTGGAGCCAGGATCTCGAACCCCTTTGCGACCTCTACTGGGATGAAATTGCCTCCATCGAATATGTGGGCAACGAGCAGGTCTACGACCTGACGGTGCCTGTCACCCACAATTTTGTCGCGGCCGACATCTGTCTGCACAACACTGCTTTCTCCCTATCGATCGCCCAGCGTATCGCCCAGAAAGCCGGATTGCCGGCGGTGGTCTTCAGTCTGGAAATGTCCAAAGAACAACTCGTCCAGCGCCTGCTGTGCTCGGAAGCGGGCGTCGAAAGCCATCGGCTGCGGGCGGCGCGCATCAGCGAGAACGAATGGCAGCGCATCGGTCAAGCCATCGGTGAACTGGCCAGTATTCCCCTCTACATCGACGATTCCCCAAACGCAACCGTCACTGAAATCCGCTCCAAGGCCCGCCGATTGCAGGCCGAGCAGGGTGGGCGATTGGGACTGGTGATGATCGATTACTTGCAGCTGATGGAAGGAGCAGGCTCCGACAACCGCGTTCAGGAGCTATCTAAAATCACCCGCGGCCTCAAGGGCCTTGCCCGCGAGTTGCGCGTGCCGGTAATGGCCCTCTCGCAGCTGTCGCGCAGCGTCGAAGCGCGCACGAATAAGCGGCCCATGTTGTCAGACTTAAGAGAATCGGGGTCCATAGAACAAGATGCTGATATTGTCTTAATGCTCTACCGCGACGACTACTACAATCCCGACTCGCCGGATCGCAACATTGCAGAAGTCAATATTGTTAAGCACCGCAACGGCCCTACCGGCACAGTGAAATTGCTCTTCGAAAATCAGTTCACCCGATTTTTGAACCTGACTTCCGGAAACCACTAA
- a CDS encoding CRTAC1 family protein, with product MFVDAGDRIAENPARLHYGVAVCDVDGDGAFEAFVAGFGSANRVLKWDGSQLIDVADAVLADPERRAIGVAAGDIDGDGREEIYVLNTDTFAGRKRFGDRLFACQNSWWRDLFGEAANAEALNLTAGRSVAALDRKGDGRYGFLVANYGGPMRLYELDQNGRLVDAAGEAGVALVTGGRGLVAGPLVGGGPDVFAANERGPNFLFRHIGGGQFIEAAQAWGVADRRENGRGVALFDAGTGFGLVWGNWDGPHRMMVREANRPYQDITPRAMACPSLVRTVIAADFDNDGYEELFFNNIGQENRLFGWREGQWIALDPAAAAEPSGFGTGAAVADFDGDGSLELLVSHGESGAQPLALYQSPANANFWLRVLPLTRQGAPARGAVVTLAAGGRRQRRCIDGGSGYLCQMEPVAHFGLGVIGDIEHIEVRWPDGTAAAVAHPEPCQVLRVAYPR from the coding sequence ATGTTTGTCGATGCCGGCGACCGGATAGCCGAAAATCCCGCCCGCCTCCACTATGGAGTAGCGGTGTGCGATGTGGACGGCGATGGGGCTTTTGAAGCGTTCGTGGCCGGTTTCGGCTCGGCCAACCGGGTGCTCAAGTGGGACGGCTCCCAGCTTATCGATGTCGCGGATGCGGTATTGGCCGACCCGGAGCGGCGGGCCATCGGCGTGGCGGCGGGGGATATCGATGGGGACGGGCGCGAAGAAATTTATGTGCTCAACACCGATACTTTTGCCGGCCGCAAGCGCTTTGGTGATCGCTTATTCGCCTGCCAAAACAGTTGGTGGCGGGATCTATTTGGCGAAGCGGCGAACGCGGAGGCGCTCAATTTGACGGCGGGCCGCTCGGTAGCCGCCCTCGACCGCAAGGGCGACGGCCGCTACGGCTTTTTGGTGGCCAACTACGGTGGTCCGATGCGACTGTACGAACTGGATCAAAATGGACGGCTGGTCGATGCGGCTGGGGAAGCGGGAGTGGCTCTTGTCACCGGCGGCAGAGGGCTCGTTGCCGGGCCGCTGGTGGGCGGGGGACCGGACGTCTTTGCCGCCAACGAGCGGGGGCCGAACTTTTTGTTTCGCCACATCGGCGGCGGCCAGTTCATCGAAGCAGCACAGGCATGGGGGGTAGCCGACCGGCGCGAGAACGGCCGGGGCGTGGCGCTCTTCGATGCGGGCACTGGCTTTGGACTGGTTTGGGGCAACTGGGACGGTCCCCACCGGATGATGGTGCGCGAAGCAAACAGACCTTACCAGGACATCACCCCCAGGGCGATGGCCTGTCCGTCGCTGGTGCGCACGGTGATCGCGGCGGACTTTGACAACGACGGGTACGAAGAACTTTTCTTCAACAATATCGGCCAAGAAAATCGCCTCTTCGGCTGGCGCGAGGGACAGTGGATTGCTCTGGACCCGGCAGCGGCCGCCGAACCGTCGGGGTTCGGCACCGGTGCGGCGGTGGCCGACTTCGACGGCGACGGTTCTTTAGAATTGCTGGTGAGCCACGGCGAATCGGGCGCCCAACCGCTGGCGCTGTACCAGAGCCCAGCCAACGCCAACTTCTGGCTCAGGGTACTGCCCCTCACCCGCCAGGGTGCCCCGGCCCGGGGGGCGGTGGTGACGCTCGCAGCCGGGGGCCGTCGCCAACGCCGCTGCATCGACGGCGGCAGCGGCTACCTCTGCCAGATGGAGCCTGTCGCCCACTTCGGTTTGGGAGTGATCGGGGACATCGAGCATATCGAAGTGCGCTGGCCCGACGGCACCGCCGCCGCCGTCGCCCATCCCGAACCGTGCCAGGTGCTGCGCGTGGCCTATCCGCGATGA
- a CDS encoding radical SAM/SPASM domain-containing protein produces the protein MRESRYNVWIVNGEYHYVFNALSGCFIRLTDEEQQSVEKLLVQGVLESNHNLVQKLVENRMLVADAQDELATLNRRFLSSRYDRRRFALTIVTSLGCNYDCAYCYELKQPSLIGDDVAESLLQLVNEKISNIESFKVSWLGGEPLLGKAKLLALSEQFIERCDQHKVTYNADLTTNGFLLNEQTCIELHDKKVRSVQVTLDGPAHIHDRRRPQKNGGATFWRIIQNLHHAVRYFNVNIRVNVDMENIDSVEALFRTLEAEGFRNKLMVYPAQVVAVDDGIPAPSATYNSCCLNRTAFANTQIDFLKLAVGYGFGKPSLPGPIGTSCTAMRTNELVVGSKGELYKCWASIGNPSEVIGHITHYKDSNGRLQKWLKYDPFSDEECRSCIALPVCMGGCAYHAMDPVQHDNRCDTFRHNYRDRILAYIEAQEKKAASL, from the coding sequence ATGCGTGAGTCTCGCTACAATGTGTGGATTGTCAATGGTGAATACCACTACGTCTTCAATGCGCTCAGTGGTTGCTTCATTCGCCTGACAGACGAGGAACAGCAATCCGTCGAAAAGCTGCTTGTGCAGGGTGTGTTGGAGTCCAACCATAATCTTGTGCAAAAACTCGTTGAGAATCGTATGCTTGTTGCAGACGCTCAAGACGAGCTGGCAACCCTCAATAGAAGATTTTTGTCCAGCCGCTACGATCGGCGCAGGTTTGCCCTGACCATTGTCACCAGTCTTGGCTGCAATTACGATTGTGCTTACTGTTATGAATTGAAGCAACCCTCGTTGATCGGCGACGATGTTGCGGAGTCCTTGCTTCAATTAGTTAACGAAAAAATATCGAACATTGAATCGTTTAAAGTCAGTTGGTTGGGTGGAGAGCCGCTCCTTGGCAAGGCCAAGTTGCTGGCCCTGTCCGAACAATTTATTGAGCGATGCGACCAACACAAAGTTACCTATAATGCCGATTTAACAACCAATGGATTTTTGTTAAACGAGCAAACCTGTATTGAACTGCATGATAAGAAAGTGCGATCGGTTCAAGTGACTCTAGATGGGCCTGCCCACATACATGATCGACGACGTCCTCAAAAGAACGGGGGCGCAACTTTTTGGCGAATTATTCAAAACTTGCATCATGCTGTTCGCTATTTCAATGTGAATATACGCGTCAATGTGGACATGGAAAATATTGATAGCGTGGAAGCGCTATTTAGAACGTTGGAAGCCGAAGGATTCAGAAATAAACTGATGGTATATCCAGCCCAAGTCGTGGCCGTTGACGATGGCATTCCAGCTCCTTCTGCAACCTACAACTCTTGTTGTTTGAATAGGACTGCTTTTGCCAATACTCAAATCGACTTTTTAAAGCTCGCTGTAGGCTATGGTTTTGGCAAACCTTCGTTGCCAGGCCCGATCGGCACTAGTTGCACGGCAATGCGTACCAACGAGTTGGTTGTAGGCAGCAAGGGAGAACTTTATAAGTGTTGGGCTTCGATTGGCAATCCATCGGAAGTAATCGGTCATATTACCCACTACAAAGACAGCAACGGCAGGTTGCAGAAGTGGCTAAAATATGATCCGTTCTCAGATGAGGAATGCCGCAGTTGTATCGCATTGCCTGTGTGCATGGGAGGTTGCGCATACCACGCGATGGATCCCGTTCAGCACGACAACCGCTGCGACACCTTCCGCCACAACTACCGCGATCGGATCCTGGCCTATATCGAAGCGCAGGAGAAAAAAGCGGCGTCGCTTTGA
- a CDS encoding type IV pilin protein, producing MASQRAPRGFTLIELLVVVIIVGILAAVALPNFLGQTGKAKTTEATAAIDAGKTAQEAYLNETGAYYTAGTMGAGGVPTANADTLGGTLVQTGVDLSDLQAAIQVGHDATRFVSAAPADGAKWAVAHQAGGQTAVANSNTDFAINVDGGAATAAGTQVRGLAASYLKSAAKIVIDANPTR from the coding sequence ATGGCATCCCAGCGCGCCCCCCGGGGCTTTACCCTGATTGAACTGTTGGTGGTCGTGATCATCGTCGGCATCCTCGCCGCCGTCGCTCTGCCCAACTTTCTAGGCCAGACCGGCAAAGCGAAGACCACCGAGGCGACTGCCGCCATCGACGCCGGCAAAACCGCCCAGGAAGCTTATCTCAACGAAACCGGCGCCTACTACACCGCCGGCACGATGGGTGCCGGCGGTGTACCCACCGCCAACGCCGATACCCTGGGGGGCACCCTGGTCCAGACGGGTGTGGACCTCAGCGACCTGCAGGCTGCGATCCAGGTGGGCCACGACGCCACCCGCTTTGTGAGCGCCGCCCCCGCCGACGGCGCCAAGTGGGCCGTCGCCCACCAGGCGGGTGGCCAGACGGCAGTAGCCAACAGCAATACCGACTTTGCCATCAATGTCGACGGCGGAGCGGCCACCGCCGCCGGCACCCAGGTGCGCGGGCTGGCGGCTTCCTACCTCAAGTCCGCCGCCAAAATCGTCATCGACGCCAACCCGACCCGCTAA
- a CDS encoding isoaspartyl peptidase/L-asparaginase has translation MPRPGLIIHGGLGASEADEASRQVRREALLEILKVANEGLKKGGAREAVVRACALLEDCPLFNAGTGATIQRDGQIRLSCALMDGREQRFSGLVNARYLKNPIRLAEQLQSRTDRLLDPHGAELLARSLGEAVYEPALPEVIRRWADQRFEAQYAGTHGTVGAAAVDGEGGLAAATSTGGRFMAGVGRVSDSCTPAGNYATDRCAVSCTGHGEDILDEALAARIAIRVGDGMSLPQAFERSFAEAEARGRDFAAIAIDSDGRTCWSVTMGILVAAYFDGNGAFCATF, from the coding sequence ATGCCGCGACCTGGACTGATTATTCACGGTGGGCTTGGAGCGAGCGAGGCGGATGAAGCGAGTCGGCAGGTACGCCGCGAGGCCCTGCTGGAGATTCTCAAAGTCGCCAATGAGGGGCTCAAAAAAGGCGGTGCCCGTGAGGCGGTGGTGCGCGCCTGCGCATTGCTCGAAGATTGTCCGCTCTTTAATGCCGGGACCGGCGCCACCATCCAGCGCGACGGCCAGATCCGCCTCAGTTGTGCGCTGATGGACGGCAGGGAGCAACGCTTCAGCGGTCTGGTCAACGCCCGCTACCTCAAAAACCCGATCCGCCTGGCGGAGCAGTTGCAAAGCCGCACCGACCGGTTACTCGATCCGCACGGGGCCGAACTGCTCGCCCGTTCTCTGGGTGAAGCGGTGTACGAACCGGCCCTGCCGGAGGTGATTCGGCGGTGGGCGGACCAACGCTTCGAGGCGCAGTACGCCGGTACCCACGGCACGGTGGGGGCGGCGGCGGTAGACGGCGAAGGCGGACTGGCCGCCGCCACCTCTACCGGCGGACGCTTTATGGCCGGGGTAGGGCGGGTAAGCGATTCGTGCACCCCGGCGGGCAACTACGCCACCGACCGCTGTGCGGTGAGTTGCACCGGCCACGGCGAGGACATCCTGGACGAAGCGCTCGCCGCGCGCATCGCCATCCGGGTAGGCGATGGGATGAGCCTTCCGCAGGCGTTCGAGCGATCTTTTGCAGAAGCCGAGGCGCGCGGGCGCGACTTTGCCGCCATCGCTATCGACAGCGACGGCCGCACCTGCTGGTCGGTTACCATGGGCATCCTGGTGGCGGCGTACTTCGATGGGAACGGAGCATTTTGCGCGACGTTTTGA
- a CDS encoding DUF427 domain-containing protein, whose protein sequence is MYPQRIEPKQGQESVWDYPRPPRLEPVAKRLRVILCGEMIADTTRSYRVLETSHPPVYYLSPDDICMEFLIRTPRSSFCEFKGVATYWTVKAGFKTAEDAAWGYENPTPAFMSMRGYLAFYANRMDECYVDDEKVTPQPGGFYGGWITREIVGPFKGGAGTWGW, encoded by the coding sequence ATGTATCCGCAGCGCATCGAACCGAAACAAGGCCAGGAGTCCGTTTGGGATTATCCCCGTCCGCCCCGGTTGGAGCCTGTCGCCAAACGGCTTCGCGTTATCCTGTGCGGCGAGATGATTGCCGATACCACCCGTAGCTACCGGGTATTGGAGACCAGCCATCCGCCGGTCTACTACCTGTCGCCTGATGACATCTGCATGGAATTTCTCATCCGTACCCCCCGCTCGTCGTTTTGCGAATTTAAGGGGGTGGCCACCTACTGGACGGTCAAAGCCGGATTTAAGACCGCTGAGGATGCCGCCTGGGGTTACGAGAATCCAACGCCTGCTTTTATGTCCATGCGGGGCTATCTGGCGTTCTATGCCAACCGCATGGACGAGTGCTACGTAGACGATGAGAAAGTGACGCCCCAGCCGGGTGGTTTTTATGGCGGCTGGATTACCCGCGAGATCGTCGGCCCCTTCAAAGGCGGCGCCGGTACCTGGGGCTGGTAG
- a CDS encoding 1-deoxy-D-xylulose-5-phosphate reductoisomerase gives MKHIALLGSTGSIGTQTLDIVAEYPERFAVTGMTAHSNMELLAEQVRRFRPQVVAVGSEARRAELAALLAGFDGIPEMFVGEKGCCTVASQAPAEVVVTGIVGCAGLMPTLAAIDAGRDLALANKETLVAGGPVVMPRIRARGVKLLPVDSEHSAIFQCLQGVPEGALKRILLTASGGAFRDWPVEKLVEATTADALQHPNWVMGAKITVDSATLMNKGLEVIEAHWLFGLDYDRIEIVIHPQSIVHSLVELADTSVVAQLGWPDMRLPILYALSWPERLATPWKPLDLARVGTLTFKEPDHERYPNMRLAYQAGRAGGTYPTVLNAANEEAVAQFLQEKVRFLEMSRLLEATLEAHKSVGAPDLDDVCGADRWAREHVRWLVERSPAPVLI, from the coding sequence GTGAAGCACATTGCCCTGCTCGGCTCCACCGGTTCGATCGGCACCCAGACCCTCGATATTGTCGCCGAGTACCCGGAGCGCTTTGCTGTGACCGGCATGACCGCCCACAGCAATATGGAGCTGTTGGCCGAGCAGGTCCGCCGCTTCCGGCCGCAGGTGGTGGCGGTGGGCAGCGAGGCGAGGCGTGCGGAGCTGGCGGCTTTGCTGGCGGGTTTTGACGGCATACCCGAAATGTTCGTCGGCGAAAAAGGCTGCTGCACGGTCGCTTCCCAGGCTCCTGCCGAAGTGGTGGTCACCGGCATCGTCGGTTGTGCCGGGCTGATGCCTACCCTGGCGGCCATCGATGCGGGCCGGGATCTGGCCCTCGCCAACAAAGAGACGCTGGTGGCGGGTGGACCGGTGGTGATGCCGCGCATCCGCGCGCGGGGGGTGAAGCTGCTGCCGGTCGATTCGGAGCACTCGGCCATCTTCCAGTGTCTGCAGGGGGTGCCCGAGGGCGCTCTCAAGCGCATCTTGCTCACCGCCTCAGGCGGGGCCTTCCGCGACTGGCCGGTGGAGAAGCTGGTCGAGGCGACCACGGCGGACGCCCTCCAGCACCCCAATTGGGTGATGGGAGCCAAGATCACCGTCGATTCGGCCACCTTGATGAACAAGGGTCTGGAGGTCATCGAGGCGCACTGGCTCTTTGGGCTGGACTACGACCGGATTGAGATCGTCATCCACCCCCAGAGCATCGTGCACTCGCTTGTCGAACTGGCCGACACTTCGGTCGTCGCCCAACTCGGCTGGCCCGACATGCGCCTGCCGATCTTGTACGCCCTCAGTTGGCCCGAGCGCCTCGCCACCCCCTGGAAGCCTCTGGATCTCGCCCGGGTGGGCACCCTCACCTTCAAAGAGCCCGACCACGAGCGCTATCCCAACATGCGGCTGGCCTACCAGGCCGGCCGGGCGGGCGGCACCTACCCGACGGTGCTTAACGCCGCCAACGAAGAGGCCGTCGCCCAGTTTCTCCAAGAAAAAGTCCGCTTTCTGGAGATGTCGCGCCTGCTCGAAGCTACCCTCGAAGCCCACAAAAGCGTCGGCGCACCCGATCTCGACGATGTGTGCGGAGCCGATCGCTGGGCGCGCGAGCACGTGCGGTGGCTGGTGGAGCGCTCGCCCGCCCCGGTACTCATCTAG
- a CDS encoding ATP-binding cassette domain-containing protein gives MISLQAVSKRYGTAIALAPTSIACEAGSTTALIGPSGCGKSTLLRIIAGLVVPDSGTVTLAGETLTARNSEKLRRRLGYVIQDGGLFPHLNCRDNVTLLARYLKQAPAAINQRVAELAALVQIPAAALARFPRELSGGQRQRIGLMRALMNDPPIVLLDEPLGALDPITRSELQTQLKTIFAGLGRTVILVTHDMGEAAYLASSIALMRDGRIVQRGSLQTLLEAPAEAYVSEFIRAQRSPLPSL, from the coding sequence ATGATCAGCCTTCAGGCGGTCTCCAAGCGCTACGGCACGGCAATAGCCCTCGCCCCGACCAGCATCGCGTGCGAAGCCGGCAGCACCACCGCCCTGATCGGCCCGAGCGGCTGCGGCAAATCGACGCTGCTGCGCATCATCGCCGGGTTGGTGGTTCCCGACAGCGGCACGGTGACCCTGGCGGGGGAGACCCTCACCGCCCGCAACAGCGAAAAGTTGCGCCGGCGTCTGGGCTACGTCATCCAGGACGGGGGACTATTTCCGCACTTGAACTGCCGCGACAATGTGACGCTGCTGGCGCGCTATCTCAAACAAGCTCCTGCGGCAATTAACCAGCGGGTGGCTGAGTTGGCAGCACTGGTGCAGATTCCGGCTGCAGCCCTCGCGCGCTTTCCGCGCGAACTATCGGGCGGCCAGCGCCAGCGCATCGGACTGATGCGCGCCCTGATGAACGACCCGCCCATCGTACTGCTCGATGAACCCCTGGGTGCCCTCGATCCGATTACCCGCAGCGAGCTGCAGACCCAACTCAAAACAATCTTCGCCGGACTGGGCAGGACGGTGATCCTGGTCACCCACGATATGGGCGAGGCCGCTTACCTGGCAAGCAGCATCGCCCTGATGCGCGACGGCCGGATTGTCCAGCGGGGCAGTTTGCAAACGCTGCTTGAGGCGCCGGCTGAAGCCTACGTAAGCGAATTCATCCGCGCCCAGCGCTCGCCCCTGCCCTCGCTGTAG
- a CDS encoding histidine phosphatase family protein → MTRRQTAAVLLGLTGAIASGARAGHAQMSASMTKPELLTGKALVTALQKGGYVLYMRHPQTDPNQADTDTANLANIKAQRQLTPEGEAQAKAMGKAFAALKISFGTVLSSQYHRAAETARLAGFTGVQTSLDITEAQNVPPVEAKRRAAALRKLLATAPAPGTNTLLVAHRPNLQDAAGKEFGDLAEGEVAVFQPQEDQGYKLVARVPTPASWTEWASQYAGK, encoded by the coding sequence ATGACCAGAAGACAGACTGCGGCTGTGCTGTTGGGCCTGACGGGCGCGATCGCCTCGGGTGCGCGCGCAGGTCATGCCCAGATGAGTGCGTCGATGACGAAGCCGGAATTGCTGACGGGCAAAGCACTGGTGACAGCCCTGCAAAAGGGTGGTTACGTGCTCTACATGCGCCATCCGCAGACCGACCCGAACCAGGCGGATACCGACACGGCCAATCTGGCCAACATCAAGGCGCAGCGTCAGCTCACCCCGGAGGGTGAAGCACAGGCAAAGGCGATGGGTAAGGCGTTTGCCGCGCTGAAAATTTCGTTTGGCACGGTGCTTTCCAGTCAGTACCACCGCGCGGCTGAAACCGCTCGTCTGGCCGGTTTTACCGGTGTGCAGACCTCGCTGGACATCACTGAGGCCCAGAACGTGCCGCCGGTAGAAGCCAAACGCCGTGCTGCCGCCCTGCGCAAGCTGCTTGCGACCGCTCCCGCCCCGGGCACCAACACTTTGCTGGTGGCCCACCGTCCGAATCTACAGGATGCAGCCGGTAAAGAGTTCGGCGATCTGGCCGAGGGCGAGGTGGCTGTCTTCCAACCCCAGGAAGATCAAGGCTACAAGCTGGTGGCCCGCGTCCCCACCCCGGCCAGTTGGACAGAGTGGGCCAGTCAGTACGCGGGCAAATAG